From the Solanum pennellii chromosome 4, SPENNV200 genome, one window contains:
- the LOC107017902 gene encoding uncharacterized protein LOC107017902 isoform X3, whose translation MLFAVEGGGFFSSSASGYSKGLTLLLLGQKNEEKPMRVAPWNQYQLVDQETDSDLQLASGKNRLVRGCGSFVCFGRAAAGPESPSPLKVGPTQQPEVLPSCPASDKGSDQPQCVNIVEDSYISPKLALKSSLKKPVNSVSISGDNERDTISEKVDDAPNPVEKRKVQWTDTTGGELFEIREFEPRWQHVFVLFL comes from the exons ATGTTATTTGCAGTAGAAGGAGGAGGTTTCTTCTCGTCTTCAGCTTCTGGATATAGTAAGGGCCTGACCCTTCTACTCTTGGGTCAGAAGAACGAAGAGAAGCCCATGAGAGTTGCACCGTGGAACCAGTACCAGTTGGTGGACCAAGAAACTGATTCTGATCTCCAGCTGGCTTCCGGGAAGAACAGGCTTGTCCGCGGGTGCGGCTCCTTTGTATGCTTTGGTCGCGCTGCCGCTGGACCTGAGAGCCCATCACCCCTTAAAGTTGGTCCTACCCAACAACCAGAAGTGTTGCCCAGCTGTCCCGCTTCAGACAAGGGCAGCGATCAGCCGCAATGTGTTAATATTGTTGAGGACAGTTATATTTCACCAAAGCTTGCTCTTAAGAGTAGCCTAAAAAAACCAGTTAATAGTGTTTCCATTTCTGGTGATAATGAACGTGATACAATTTCTGAAAAGGTTGATGATGCCCCCAATCCTGTGGAGAAAAGGAAAGTGCAGTGGACCGACACAACCGGAGGAGAACTTTTTGAGATACGGGAATTTGAGCCTAG GTGGCAACATGTCTTTGTATTGTTCTTGTGA